Part of the Phycisphaerae bacterium genome, TCCAAACCCACTCTTTGCCGCGGACAACACGTTGATGTATTTCGCCGACGGCAAGAAAGCGATTCTTGACCTCGTCGCGGCGATCAAGGCCGGCTGAGTCGTTTGGCGCGATTTCAGGATGCAAGATCTCCCGAGGAGGTTCCATCCGCTTCAACTGGTGTGGAGCCACCACTGGTTGCGGATTTTCCGTCAATCGCACCCCTATGATTTTCAGGATGGCACGACAATTGCTGCGCATCAATTCGGGACTTCGGCGTGAATCCGGTTTGGCGCGAGGGTCCTTTGACGGTGTTCAGTCAAAGCCGCGCGAGATAGCCGGTCGATCGCAGATTTGTTCTGCCGATGGATGAGGTGCATCATGATCCTTGAATTGAACGATCACGAACGGCAAATCCTCACAACTTTGATCGCTTCGGAACTCCATGAGTTGCCTACCGAAATTCGTCATACCGACGAGCGCGACTATCGCGAGATGCTGAAGGACCGCAAGTCTGTGCTCCAATCGATCCAGCAACGACTCGGAGTGACCGCAGACCAGGCTACCGCCTGACGCACGATTGCATGCGTCCGCAACGGCGGCTACAAGCCATCAGATGATCCTGGCCTTGTGCGCCAGTCGGTGACTGCGATGGGTACCCCTCCTTAGACTGAAGCGCGTGATCGCCGCAGCCCATCATCCAACCCTTCTGCTATTCCGGCCTCGCTGGCATCGTCGGTTCCAGGTGCGTATCATCCCGCTCCGTAATGTCGTGCCGTCAAACAACCGATAAGATCGGCTGGTAACCTGGACTACACCCTCCATCGGAGACTTTGAACCGTGTCCCTCCCGTACAACAAACGCACAAACGACTGCGGCTCGCTCAGAGCCGAAGACATCGGCAAGGCGGTCATACTCTCCGGCTGGGTTGACAATTTCCGCGACCTCGGCGGGATGGTGTTCATTGATCTTCGGGACCGTGGCGGCATCACCCAGTTGCGGTTCGATCCTAATACCGACCCGGTCGCGCACGGCGTGGCCAGAACGCTGCGCAGCGAGTACGTCATCTGCATCCGCGGTGAAGTGGTGAGCCGTGGCGACAAGATCAATCCGAAACTGCCGACCGGGGAGATCGAGATCGTCGTTCACGAGATCGATCTTCTTTCAAAGAGCGAAACGCCTCCGTTTGAAATCTCCGACGAAACCGAAACAAACGAGGATCTGCGGCTGAAGCACCGGGTGCTGGATATTCGCCGTCCGCGGATGAAAAACGCGCTGATGCTTCGCCATCAGATCACGCGGACGATTCGCGAGTATTTTGACCGACATGGATTTCTCGACATTGAGACGCCCATTCTGACGAAGTCGACGCCGGAAGGCGCCCGCGACTATCTCGTGCCGTCCCGCATTCACCACGGCTGCTTCTTCGCGTTGCCTCAATCACCACAGATATTCAAACAATTGCTGATGATCGGCGGACTTGACCGGTACATGCAGGTGGCTCGATGTTTTCGCGATGAAGACCTGCGTGCGGACCGACAGCCAGAGTTCACCCAGATCGACATTGAGATGGCATTTGTTCAGGCCGAAGACGTCATGCACCATGTGGAGCACTGCATCGCCGAAGTGGCCAAAGTCGCGCGAGGGCTCGATGTGCCGCTGCCGATGCCTCGCATCAGCTACGCCGAGGCGATGCTTAAATATGGCAAGGACGCGCCCGACATGCGGTATGAAATGGTCATCAAGGACATCACCGAGATTGCCGGACGCGTGGATTTCGGCGTCTTCAAGGATGCGATCGCCAAGGGTGGCGTCGTTCGGTGCATCGTCGTCGATGGCGGCGGCGACATGACCCGCAAGGAGATTGACGGTCTTGTCGAGGAGATCAAGGGAATCGGCGCAGGCGGGCTGCCGCTGGTCAAGCTGGCGGAGGAAGGCGGCAAGATCGTCTTCCAGACGGGCATCTCGAAGTTCTTTACTGAGCCGTCGATTGTGGCGGCGGTTTGTGAGCAAATTGGCGCGAAGGCCGGCGACCTGGTGTTCTTTTCAGCGGATCATGCCGACAACGTGTGCAAGTATCTGGGATGGCTTCGAGCCACCGTGGCAGAGCGTCGCGGCCTGATTCCAAAAGACAAATGGGCATTCTGCTGGGTGGTCGACTTCCCCGCCTTCGGTTTTGACGCCGAAACGAAATCGGTTTTCCCGATGCATCACCCGTTTACAAGTCCGAAGGACGAAGACCTTCATCTGCTTCGGCTCGGCACGGGCGAGATCCCGCCGAAGGAGGATCTGCTTCAGATTCGCGCCAAGGCGTATGACGTCGTGCTGAATGGAATTGAACTTGGCGGCGGGTCAATCAGAATTCACCGAAATGATGTGCAGTCGAAGATTTTTCAATTGCTCGGGCTGACGCCAGAGGATGCCAAGAAGAAGTTTGCGTTCCTGCTGGACGCGCTTCGATTCGGCGCGCCGCCCCACGGCGGCCTGGCGCTGGGGCTGGACCGTATCGTCATGCTCTTCGGCGGCTACGCTTCGATTCGCGATGTGATCGCGTTTCCGAAGAACGCCCGGGCGACCTGCCCCCTGTCGGATGCGCCCGGTGAAGTGGCGGCGGAACAACTCCGCGAACTCGGTATCTCAATTGTCGGAAATTAGCGATTTAGTCGGCGGCGCGTGTCTTCGGCACGAATCGGCGAATTCCAAACGGGTCATCGAAGGCTAGCCTGAAGCCGACCCATTCACACAGACGATAAAACGGCGTTGTCATGGGTGAATCCTCGCCCCGAGCAGCCGCGTCCTGGTATAATTGCGCGCAAGGGCGGGACAAACGGGCCTCGAAAAGCAAATCGAATCATGGATTGCCCGACTGAAACGGAGCAGTGTCATGCGAGCGACCGGCAAGAGTTGCACACTTTACTCCTCAATGGGTGCGATGCTTGTGTTTTCAATCGTTTCGGGCCATGCCCGCGCGGACACCGGAAATCTGCAACTGTTTCATCACGAGGCCGGCAATGGCTCGAAAATTGGGTTCGCATCGACCGAACTGGGCGAATGGACGGCGGGTTCTGACCTCGCCGAGGCTTCTCGCATTGTCCGGGTTGACGATGCCGCAATCTCGGCACTTCGATCGGGCAAAGCCACTTCCGTTCTTCTGGCGCTGACCGATGACATTCGCGCCACCGGTACGGTGGATCGCTTCTTCGAAGCGCCGGAGGGAGACTTCTGTGCGGCAGGCCGCATCGACGGTGATTCCGCCAGTTGGGTGATTCTTGTGTTGCACGACGGCGTGCTGGCCGGATCCGTGGGCTCGCCAGGAATCGGAATCCATGAAATCAAGCCACTGCGTCCGGGGTGGGTAGCGATACGAAAAGTCGATCAGGATTCGCAACGTGGCCGCGCGTGCGCTGCGACGAACCTGCCTGCCGAATCGCCTGGAACCGCGCGCGGCGCCAGCTCCATCTGCCCATTGCAAGGCTCGCCGCTCGCCGGATTCGTCGCCGACGATGGATCGACGATTGACATCATGTTTGTCTACACGGCCGGCGCGCTGGCCTCGGCAGGGTCGCAGACGAACCTGATCGCGGAAATCAGCGCTGCGGTGACCTACGCCAACAATGCCTATGTAAACAGCGGAATCGGTACGGAGCTACGCCTGGTACATGTCGCTCCTGTTTCGTATGAGGAAGAGGTCAATGCCGTCACAAATTTGAATCGGCTTGTTGAGATGTCCGACGGATTTTTGGATTCGGTTCACGCTGATCGGGATGTCCACGGAGCCGATCTAGTGTGCCTGGTCGTGAACAACACAATGGACTCCGGCGGTGTGGCCTATCAGTTATACGAATTCAGCCCGATCGACGATGGTCGATACGGATTCAGCGTCGTCCGTGAAGACAACCTGCTCTTCGAGACACTTGCACACGAAGTCGGCCACAACTTCGGATGCCAGCACGACCGGTGTAATCCGCAAGGCACACCGTTCTTCGAATTCGGCTACGGCTATCGGCAGCCCTGCCCCGGGCCGCCGCCCACGCCCTGTTCCACCCCATGGCCTTGCGTGCCAAGCAAAGACATCATGAGCTATCCACCGGGAATGACCGTTCCCTACTTTTCGACGCCGAGTGTTCTTGTCGGTGGACTTCCCATCGGGGGTACTGATGAACTCGGCGGATGGTGTGACAACGCTGAGGCACACAATGGAACGGCTTTCACCGTTGCAAACTTTCGACCGAGCACGGTCACTCCGACGCCCCCGTCGCGTCTGTATGTCAATCAGGCTGCCGCAGGAACCGGAGACGGCACGACATGGAACAACGCCATAACGGACCTGCAGGATGCAATCGGACTGGCGGCGCGAGCCCGGGGTGCCGTGACTGAAATCTGGGTGGCTGAAGGAGTCTATCGACCTGATCGCGGCAGCGGAGATCGATACGCGACATTTCGGGCAATCAACGGCGTCGCCATCTATGGCGGGTTCGGCGGTGGAGAATTGACGCTTGAAGAACGAGACACCGCGGCACATCCAACGATCATGAGCGGAGACATCGGTTCTGAGTTTGACATCGAGGACAATAGCTATCACGTTTTGATCGCCAGCGACCGCGACCAAACGGCCGTGATCGACGGCTTCTCGATCGTCGGAGGAAACGCCGACGGGCCGTACTGGCCGTTGAATGCCGGCGGCGGGCTGCTGAGTCAATGCAGCGCGATGGTGGTTCGAGACTGTCGCATTACCGAAAACTTCAGCAGCCTGATCGGAGGCGGCGTTTATACCGAGGAATCGACTGAATTGTTCGAAGATTGCGTGATCTCGACCAATATTTCTCAGAATGGTGGCGGCGTGGAGACCAGCTCGAGCTCGCCGAGTTTTCGCAATACCGAATTTCACGCCAATCTGGCGGAGTTCGTCGGCGGCGGCGCCAATTGCAACGGCGGCGCGCCGATATTCGAATCCTGCCGGTTCCTGGATAATGCCACGCTGTCGCAGTTCGGATTCTTTGGCGCAATCCGATCCACCAGCGGGGCAGATCCGTTGGTGACGGACTGCGTCTTTATGGGAAATTCGGCCTATGCCGTGGCTGCCGTCGGCGTCGATTACGGCGGACACATTGTCATCCTGGATTCGGAATTCACTCAGAACTTCGCCGACTTCTCCGGTTCGATTGAGCTGTTCGAGGAATCCGCGGTAATCTCGCGATGCAAGTTTGTCGCCAACCATGCCGGAGCCGAGGAGGGTTCTGGCCACGGTGGCGCAATCACACTTATCAACGGCGCATCGGCCGAACTGACTGACTGTGAGTTCGTCGGCAATTCCGCCGACTTTGGCGGCGGCGCGATCGCCTGTTTCAACAGCGATCTGGCGACCGAGCGATGTGTATTTGTCGGAAACGAAGCATGGTACGGCGGAGCGATCTGGAGTGATCTGGGTGCAACTCGGAACACCAACGCGCGAATGCATGGCAATCATGCGACCTACGGCGGCGGCGCCGTTCACGCAAGCGGTGGCGGAACCCACGACTTCGTCAATTGCATCCTAACCGGGAACCAGGCACCGGCCGGCTGGGGTGGCGCATTTTTCAATTACTCGGGAGCCAATGTTCTGATCGATCACTGCACGATCGCATCCAACAGTGCTCCGACCGGAGAAGGCGGCGGTGTTCACAGCGATGGAAATACGACACGCCTGACGCACTCGATCGTCTGGGGTAACACGGCATTCGGCGGAATGAATCAGAGTGCGCAGGTGGCTGGTTTCGGTGACCCAATCTACCTGATCGACTATTGCGATATCCAGAACTGGGATGGCTCGCTCGGCGGATTCGGCAACTTCGGGCTGAATCCTTTTATGACGGACGTTGATGGCGCTGACAATATCATCGGCACCCCGGATGACGACGTTCGGCTGCTACCCGGATCGCCCTGTATTGATGCAGGCGATGTGTCGTATGTTGCGCCGGACACCGGC contains:
- the aspS gene encoding aspartate--tRNA ligase, coding for MSLPYNKRTNDCGSLRAEDIGKAVILSGWVDNFRDLGGMVFIDLRDRGGITQLRFDPNTDPVAHGVARTLRSEYVICIRGEVVSRGDKINPKLPTGEIEIVVHEIDLLSKSETPPFEISDETETNEDLRLKHRVLDIRRPRMKNALMLRHQITRTIREYFDRHGFLDIETPILTKSTPEGARDYLVPSRIHHGCFFALPQSPQIFKQLLMIGGLDRYMQVARCFRDEDLRADRQPEFTQIDIEMAFVQAEDVMHHVEHCIAEVAKVARGLDVPLPMPRISYAEAMLKYGKDAPDMRYEMVIKDITEIAGRVDFGVFKDAIAKGGVVRCIVVDGGGDMTRKEIDGLVEEIKGIGAGGLPLVKLAEEGGKIVFQTGISKFFTEPSIVAAVCEQIGAKAGDLVFFSADHADNVCKYLGWLRATVAERRGLIPKDKWAFCWVVDFPAFGFDAETKSVFPMHHPFTSPKDEDLHLLRLGTGEIPPKEDLLQIRAKAYDVVLNGIELGGGSIRIHRNDVQSKIFQLLGLTPEDAKKKFAFLLDALRFGAPPHGGLALGLDRIVMLFGGYASIRDVIAFPKNARATCPLSDAPGEVAAEQLRELGISIVGN